From Excalfactoria chinensis isolate bCotChi1 chromosome 14, bCotChi1.hap2, whole genome shotgun sequence:
CCCCTTCCGATCTGACAGACAACACTAGGATACATTGGGCTTGTTTCAATTTCAGACCCTTTTGCTTTCCTATAATATCATAAAAAGATACAATACAGAGAAATGGCTTATAGGCTGAACCATTGACTAAAGGCACTCTCAAAACCCAGTACTCATTGTTTCTAGTGTAAAACAGCTTAAAATTCAGACATAACTTGTTTCCCCTGGTAAAGAAAAGTACAAAGACAGCACCAAGATTCATGGGCAGAATGAAAGCAGGTACTATCTGAGTACCTTTTTAGTGTCTTTTACAGAACCTgtaaggagaaataaaaaacacatgGGCAAGCAGCAGGGCGCTGTAAGTAACCTCATCACTGGGTAATACCCAGGGAAGTGATAGTAGGGCTATTGAATGAGCCACTACTGAGTGCCCTACTTCACATTTTGTAGTTATATTCActgagtgtttttgttgttcagttTGTTCATCAAAGTAGGTAGTCCTGTCACAAATAAAGTGTTTCTTGAATAAACAACCTCCCTCCTCATCATGGGCTGCTGAGGTGTAGTATTAGCAAGGTTAATCCTTAGCTTTACTCACTCTAAATGCTGCAGTGATGGAAATGCTGCAAGAATTTCCACAAGTTTAAGGAATCCCTGAAGGCCACACGCAGGACCCAgtctggaggaaaacaaacagatgtaGACATGCAGCAGTTGATTCACggtcagaaagaaaacagagggagTTACAAATTTGTTAAGTAAGCTCTTCCCCTACAGCCCCGGATGCCAGACAGTTCACCTTCCTCAGAAGCAACCATTCCCTACAGTCTGCAGGGAGCACTTCTGCTCCAAAGCCTCTGGATGAGAACCAACAAAGTCAAAGTcagacagagcagagctgtttgcACAGAGGTATTTTGATTAGAAGAAGTATCCGCATTTAGCATATTTTATACTCTTTGCAAGACTACTCTCAATTGGCTTAGATTcatatatttctgttctttttctgtttcttcagattTCCCATTTTCATTATTGCAGTCTTGATAACAGAGACgtaaaaatattctcatttcttttccaattgTTGGCAATTCAAACTAACTTAAGATCATCATTCTGCTGCAGCTTAAGGCATAAATAGAACTATAGTATTCCAGCTCTAGGCATCTGCTCATCAAATTTGTCCCTCAGATGCTAATCTCATTTGGAATTCCTTTTGTATCAGAACAAGATCGGCCTAATTAAAAGGCATGGAATTTTAAGCagagttttaaaattaaatgagagTAGGAAAGGAACTGAGAAAGAAGCATAAAATCAGAAGTGAGGCCAAGCATTATACTTCTGAACTAGGTCAGATATGCAGAGCAAGAAATAGATGAAGACCTGGTGAGAGTTCTCCACTGCACTGGTGTCAGTTCTTCCCAAACTCCCTAACATGGGATACTTTTAAGCAGTAGAAGGGAGAAATGTCTACATTTGTAAGCTGCTTTACAGTCTGGAAAACGTAAGGGCTAATAAACCTCATTTTTCAAGACAATGTTTCCAAGTGAATCTTCCCCCTTCCAGAAAAACTGTACTACGTACTTAATTTGGAAGGCATTCTCTGGCCTTTTCCTCTTACAGGTTAAACTTAGATGGGGCAGAAAATTCAGGTAGAACAGGCTGAAtatttctggtgaaaaattcTTTCATGGACACTTAGATCACAATGTTGCATTTTGCATATTGACATGAGATCTGCATCTGATTATAAAGAGCTGAATTTTggtaaaatcaaacaaaattgTTAGAACCATGTTGATCCGAATCACTGCAGGATccagaaattactttttttttttagttggaTGTAAATTACTAAAAGTAGTTAATACGagcaaaatgtaaataaatggGTTTTACTTAATGCTTTACCATAATCTAAATACACACTGTAGACAGTCCCCACAACAGCCCTAAATGTAATCAGACAGCAGTCAACAGAGAAGCGTTTCACTTACGCAAATTCTAGTTTTCTCAGATTTTTTATGGCAGGAATTTCATAGCTGCTGCTACCAGAGGCATCTTGCACactaaataaatcacagaataagAGCATGAGAAACATCTTAGTAACCGAGatagtgcattaaaaagaatttaaaggGGATCCTGATCATAAACAAGCTTACCAGTTGATTattatcttctgcacttctACAAGGTCAGAGAGGTCACTGATGTCTTTCATTGTCTTTGCCTTAAAGGGATCAAGAACAAATTTTTCTGTCGATGCTCTCAGCAGTTCATAGTCTTTTGTCTGTTCTAAATATTTCCATAGCCTGATTGTATCACTGAGGGAGGCTCTGCGAAGTGATAAAACAACAGGTATAACTGCTGCTTCATGAAAGGGTCATCTACACGCAGCTTTATGAATGATACTTGCTATCTACACAGAATGACCAACCTGAATGATGTCACATTCTTCAGGCCAACCAAGCCTTTTAGCCCATGTGTGTCAATACTGCTGTTTTGCAAATCCAAGGAAAATTCTTTTCTTGACCTTTCCAAAGTAGAGGACAGTACATGGACATCAGGTGGTGTAAGAACAACGCCCAGAAAGGATAAGTCTGTCTTGAGCCTTAAGGCCACGTGCTGCAGGAGATAATCGCTTTGTGTTTCATAAATACAGTGCAAAAGCCCAAGTAACCTCTCTGGACAGAGGTTGTTTATTTGCAaccttttaatatatttcagcagcattttctgcttcttggtTGATTTTTTTACACCTTTGTTTAAAAGGGAGCAGAAGTAAGTGTCATCCTGGAGGAATAACAACCCAGCCAAAAACCGAGGCACTAAATGTAACCAGTTATaaggtttcttctttttggaTGGAAAAGACAGGTACTTTATTAGACTTTTGTCCTTGATGCCTTCTGCTAGTATAAGGTGAAGTGCACCCAGGAAATTCTGAATGACAAAATCAGAGAACATAGTCCCATATTCCTCTTCTCCTGTACCTGAATGTTTGGGGAATGCAAATGGCAGGAAAAATCCATTCTTCAGAGCAAACTCTTTAACTTTCTTAGAAGGAAGAAGATCACTTTTCATGGCACTTTGGTGCTTTTCTCCAAGACACCAGGCAATACAGGCGAGCAAAGCAAGATTCTCTTGACTGTGTGCAAGTGTAACATCTGTAACATCTGTCTGTGTAGGCATTATTTTTTGCTGAACGTATTTCAGGAAGAGTGTAGTAAGAGTTGAAGGAAGGCCTTGGTCTCCCATTTCAAGTATTGtctcacagagaaaacaaacaaatctacACATGACAGGGCTGTAACAATGACTGAAGAGGTACTCACACTCTTTGATTAAATCCAGTGCATTATTGCATGAGGATAATCCTTCAAAATATTTGGTTATGTACAGTTCTCTCTGCCAAGGGGAAAATCCTACTATTTCAATAGTCTTATCCACTTTGGACACATACTGGCacaccttttcttttgttcttgctgTAAGTAATAAAGTACAGCCATTGAGTATCTTCTTTTGGGTGAGTCCTGAAAGCAGCTCCTTCACGCGGCACAAGTCTTTGATAGGCTGGCTGGCTGAGTAATGAGGAGAATTCTCATGGCCATGCAACCCTTCCAAACCATCAAAAACCAGAAGGACTTTAGTAGCATTTTGAAGTATGTACTCGAAGATCTCTTTGCTTCCCTCCTGAGGTTTTACAAAAAAATCAAGAAGTAGATCCTTCAAGCTGTACCACTTCTCAGGCAAGCTTATTTGTTTGCAGTCAAACCAAAAGACAAATTCAAACTGAGGAAACTCGCCATTGGACCAGTCCTGGCAGATCTTCTGAACAAGAATGCTTTTGCCCATTCCTGCTTTTCCCAGCACCACAATCACTTTAGTCTCTAACTCTTTACCTCCTGGGATTTGAAATATTTGGTCTCTTTCAAGGactgccttttccttctcttgctgACTGTAAGTTACTGAatcct
This genomic window contains:
- the CIITA gene encoding LOW QUALITY PROTEIN: MHC class II transactivator (The sequence of the model RefSeq protein was modified relative to this genomic sequence to represent the inferred CDS: inserted 2 bases in 1 codon), which produces MMPKKLSENLHVQKAXGTAFLPQAAELSLMFAVRVSSSQPSGGQTFSTCSSAPQDDNKRQIMDPASVSENGYLDLLLCDIDPVHLFTFSDPKSSGNEVEFFADPEIDTCNYEQFNNMDFLCTVENDENEDELYLSSSARDAYARIAELAEYVLKDQHEKQVEDAFAGSLILDEMALENTEKFTDVKMQKCHKRTFLGSAENCSDASEPKYKKIVDAPAVPTGNGCLLTMSLNSHSSDCTSLTHQHMSFSVPTINALGSFVIPGSSVPLIPECLPISMKDNRENIDFVDPAQQKINYFLGNGTSNAIKDPALTSSSELMVSPGFQVNSNGLEMFKEVQVPVILSEETSRRPRSVEAFCTSLMDYFRDVCKSVSVEREMSLDHIYIDGTLRQSQIETKPGKNSVKAAEKDSVTYSQQEKEKAVLERDQIFQIPGGKELETKVIVVLGKAGMGKSILVQKICQDWSNGEFPQFEFVFWFDCKQISLPEKWYSLKDLLLDFFVKPQEGSKEIFEYILQNATKVLLVFDGLEGLHGHENSPHYSASQPIKDLCRVKELLSGLTQKKILNGCTLLLTARTKEKVCQYVSKVDKTIEIVGFSPWQRELYITKYFEGLSSCNNALDLIKECEYLFSHCYSPVMCRFVCFLCETILEMGDQGLPSTLTTLFLKYVQQKIMPTQTDVTDVTLAHSQENLALLACIAWCLGEKHQSAMKSDLLPSKKVKEFALKNGFFLPFAFPKHSGTGEEEYGTMFSDFVIQNFLGALHLILAEGIKDKSLIKYLSFPSKKKKPYNWLHLVPRFLAGLLFLQDDTYFCSLLNKGVKKSTKKQKMLLKYIKRLQINNLCPERLLGLLHCIYETQSDYLLQHVALRLKTDLSFLGVVLTPPDVHVLSSTLERSRKEFSLDLQNSSIDTHGLKGLVGLKNVTSFRASLSDTIRLWKYLEQTKDYELLRASTEKFVLDPFKAKTMKDISDLSDLVEVQKIIINCVQDASGSSSYEIPAIKNLRKLEFALGPACGLQGFLKLVEILAAFPSLQHLDLDALSENGIGDEGAKSLSEVFPTLTSLETLNLSQNKITDVGAEKLATALPSLSSLTTLSLYNNSICDFGAENLAEVLPAMASLRVLDIQYNKITGVGAQKLTDSLRKCPHIKNLIMWNPTIPYGVLEHLQQLDSRISV